Proteins from a single region of Streptomyces griseiscabiei:
- a CDS encoding GNAT family N-acetyltransferase, which translates to MSDLEIRRVDGTAGDEELEAWRHVHNTIVPAHLLSLDDVRERAVRNHLELAYADGVLVGNSTVRPPEGEPATATVIARVLAEHRRRGFGEQLYERAVRRARELGARVIETCVLESNGDGLRFALDHGFVEVERYLLDGDTIPWIDLRLDAAGGLADPA; encoded by the coding sequence GTGAGCGACCTAGAGATCAGACGCGTGGACGGCACGGCCGGGGACGAGGAACTCGAAGCCTGGCGGCACGTCCACAACACGATCGTCCCGGCCCACCTCCTCTCCCTCGACGACGTCCGCGAACGCGCCGTGCGCAACCATCTGGAACTCGCGTACGCCGACGGCGTCCTCGTCGGCAACTCCACGGTGCGCCCGCCGGAGGGGGAGCCGGCCACGGCCACGGTGATCGCCCGTGTGCTCGCCGAACACCGGCGGCGCGGGTTCGGCGAGCAGTTGTACGAGCGGGCGGTGCGGCGGGCGCGGGAACTGGGCGCCCGGGTGATCGAGACCTGTGTCCTGGAGTCGAACGGGGACGGCCTGCGGTTCGCGCTCGACCACGGTTTCGTGGAGGTCGAGCGCTATCTGCTGGACGGCGACACGATCCCGTGGATCGACCTGAGGCTCGACGCGGCCGGAGGCCTCGCGGACCCGGCCTAG
- a CDS encoding cyclase family protein, whose protein sequence is MSNQQRRIVDLSHPIRHGMITYPGLPGPEIGEHLTREASREIYAPGTEFAMGRISMVSNTGTYVDSPHHRFDDGQDLSGLPLDRLTDLDGVVVRVEGIADRGRAVDRETLLPYDVTGRAVLIHTGWARHWGTERYGHGHPYLTADAVAWLVDRGAVLVGMDTLNIDDTDDGTRPAHTGLLGAGIPVVEHLRGLEQLPPEGFRFHAAPPAVEGMGTFPVRAYALLDT, encoded by the coding sequence CGGCCTCCCCGGGCCCGAGATCGGCGAACACCTCACCCGGGAGGCGTCCCGGGAGATCTACGCGCCGGGCACCGAGTTCGCCATGGGCCGTATCTCGATGGTGTCCAACACCGGCACCTACGTCGACAGCCCGCACCACCGCTTCGACGACGGCCAGGACCTCTCCGGGCTGCCGCTCGACCGGCTGACCGACCTCGACGGGGTCGTCGTGCGCGTCGAGGGAATCGCCGACCGCGGCCGGGCCGTGGACCGGGAGACGCTGCTGCCGTACGACGTGACCGGCCGGGCGGTGCTGATCCACACCGGCTGGGCCCGGCACTGGGGCACCGAGCGGTACGGCCACGGCCACCCCTACCTCACCGCCGACGCCGTCGCCTGGCTGGTGGACCGGGGTGCCGTCCTCGTCGGCATGGACACCCTCAACATCGACGACACCGACGACGGCACCCGCCCCGCCCACACGGGCCTGCTCGGCGCCGGCATTCCCGTCGTGGAGCACCTGCGGGGACTGGAGCAACTGCCCCCGGAGGGCTTCCGCTTCCACGCCGCGCCGCCGGCCGTCGAGGGCATGGGCACCTTCCCGGTACGGGCGTACGCGCTGCTCGACACGTAG
- a CDS encoding alpha/beta fold hydrolase: protein MHDLVRTPDHVRTADGRRLRVECAGDPDGRPVFLLHGMPGSRVGPRPRSMFLYHRGAQLISYDRPGYGGSDRRSGRRVVDVVEDVEVVADALRLDRFAVVGRSGGAPHALACAALLPHRVTRAAALVTLAPQDAEGLDWFAGMAPHNVREFRSVLTDPRGFVARLIPRSAAIRSDPARLLDELRGDLTDEDRLIVSDNGIRSMLLRNYHEALRTSPYGWIDDALALTGPWGFDPTEIKVPVLLWHAGKDVFTPSAHSSWLADRIPGAVTVYEPAAAHFAAIRALPDVLSWLLVATAPAAA, encoded by the coding sequence GTGCATGACCTCGTACGGACGCCGGACCATGTCCGGACGGCCGACGGGCGCCGGTTGCGGGTCGAGTGCGCGGGGGATCCGGACGGACGGCCGGTGTTCCTGCTGCACGGGATGCCGGGGAGCAGGGTGGGGCCGAGGCCCCGGTCCATGTTCCTCTACCACCGAGGCGCACAGCTGATCAGCTACGACAGGCCCGGGTACGGAGGCTCGGACCGGCGTTCGGGGCGGCGGGTCGTGGATGTCGTGGAGGACGTCGAAGTCGTCGCGGACGCGCTGAGGCTGGACCGCTTCGCCGTGGTGGGCCGGTCCGGCGGGGCCCCGCACGCGCTGGCCTGTGCCGCGCTGCTGCCCCACCGGGTGACCAGGGCCGCCGCGCTCGTGACACTCGCGCCGCAGGACGCGGAGGGGCTCGACTGGTTCGCGGGGATGGCGCCGCACAACGTCCGGGAGTTCCGTTCGGTGCTCACCGATCCCCGGGGATTCGTCGCCCGGTTGATTCCACGGTCGGCCGCGATCCGGTCCGACCCCGCCCGGCTCCTCGACGAACTGCGCGGGGACCTCACGGACGAGGACCGGTTGATCGTCTCGGACAACGGCATCCGGTCGATGCTGCTGCGCAACTACCACGAGGCGCTGCGGACCTCACCGTACGGCTGGATCGACGACGCGCTCGCGCTGACCGGCCCCTGGGGGTTCGACCCCACCGAGATCAAGGTCCCGGTACTGCTCTGGCACGCCGGAAAGGACGTTTTCACCCCCTCCGCCCACTCCTCCTGGCTCGCCGACCGCATCCCCGGCGCCGTCACCGTCTACGAACCCGCCGCCGCGCACTTCGCCGCGATCCGGGCCCTGCCCGACGTGCTGAGCTGGCTCCTGGTAGCGACGGCGCCCGCGGCGGCCTGA
- the kstD gene encoding 3-oxosteroid 1-dehydrogenase, producing the protein MSKSAESERRTGAETGPSRRRVIGTAAAAGVAVAAGGVAGSPAAAAAPPLLGTYDVVVIGSGAAGMTAALTAAKQGLSCVVVEKAPTYGGSAARSGAGIWLPNNSVIKAAGVPDTPAKAAQYLAAVVGDEVPADRQKAFLDHGPAMLSFVMANSPLRFRWMEGYSDYYPELPGGLPNGRSIEPDQFDGNLLGDELARLNPAYLATPAGMVVFSADYKWLALATVSVKGLAVATECLARGTKAALLGQKPLTMGQALAGGLRAGLLGANVPVWLNCPLTDLYVENGTVTGAVVTRNGSAGLVRARRGVIVGSGGFEHNAAMRAQYQEQPVGTQWTVGAKENTGDGIRAGQRAGADLALMDDAWWGPAVDTPGQAWFCLAERTLPGGLLVNGSGARFVNEAGPYSDVVHTMYEKDTASAAHIPAWLIVDQNYRNRYLFKDILPTFPFPDAWYDAGAVHKAWSIDALAGAIGVPAAALRSTVDRFNSLARKGDDTDFGRGDSAYDHYYTDPSVAPNSCLAPLWLPPYYALRIVPGDLGTKGGLLTDARARVLRPDGSVIPGLYAAGNASAAVMGRSYAGAGSTIGPAMTFGYVAALDLAGKL; encoded by the coding sequence ATGTCCAAGAGCGCGGAATCCGAGAGACGTACGGGTGCGGAGACGGGACCCAGTCGGCGGCGGGTGATCGGTACGGCCGCCGCGGCGGGTGTCGCGGTCGCGGCCGGCGGGGTCGCGGGGAGCCCGGCCGCGGCGGCCGCACCTCCCCTCCTCGGCACCTACGACGTCGTCGTCATCGGCTCCGGCGCGGCCGGGATGACCGCCGCGCTGACGGCGGCGAAGCAGGGGCTGAGCTGTGTCGTCGTGGAGAAGGCGCCCACGTACGGGGGGTCGGCGGCGCGGTCGGGGGCCGGGATCTGGCTGCCGAACAACAGCGTGATCAAGGCGGCCGGGGTGCCGGACACCCCGGCCAAGGCGGCGCAGTACCTCGCGGCCGTGGTCGGGGACGAGGTGCCCGCCGACCGGCAGAAGGCGTTCCTCGACCACGGGCCCGCCATGCTGTCGTTCGTCATGGCCAACAGCCCACTGCGGTTCCGGTGGATGGAGGGGTACAGCGACTACTACCCGGAGCTGCCGGGCGGGTTGCCGAACGGGCGGTCCATCGAGCCGGACCAGTTCGACGGGAATCTGCTGGGGGACGAGCTGGCCCGGCTGAATCCCGCATATCTGGCCACACCGGCCGGGATGGTGGTCTTCAGCGCCGACTACAAGTGGCTCGCGCTGGCCACCGTGAGCGTGAAGGGGCTGGCCGTCGCCACGGAGTGCCTCGCCCGGGGCACCAAGGCCGCGCTGCTCGGACAGAAGCCGCTCACCATGGGGCAGGCACTGGCGGGCGGACTGCGCGCCGGGCTGCTCGGCGCGAACGTACCGGTGTGGCTCAACTGCCCCTTGACCGACCTGTACGTGGAGAACGGGACGGTGACGGGCGCGGTCGTCACCAGGAACGGCTCCGCCGGACTCGTCCGCGCCCGCCGGGGCGTGATCGTCGGTTCCGGCGGCTTCGAGCACAACGCGGCCATGCGGGCGCAGTACCAGGAGCAGCCCGTCGGCACCCAGTGGACGGTGGGGGCCAAGGAGAACACCGGGGACGGGATACGGGCGGGTCAGCGGGCGGGTGCCGATCTCGCGCTGATGGACGACGCCTGGTGGGGCCCGGCCGTCGACACCCCGGGCCAGGCCTGGTTCTGTCTCGCCGAACGCACTCTGCCCGGGGGGCTGTTGGTCAACGGCTCCGGTGCGCGGTTCGTCAACGAGGCGGGGCCGTACAGCGATGTCGTCCACACGATGTACGAGAAGGACACGGCGTCCGCCGCGCACATCCCGGCCTGGCTGATCGTCGACCAGAACTACCGCAACCGGTACCTGTTCAAGGACATCCTGCCGACCTTCCCGTTCCCCGACGCGTGGTACGACGCCGGGGCCGTCCACAAGGCCTGGTCGATCGACGCGCTGGCCGGCGCGATCGGGGTGCCCGCCGCGGCCCTCCGCTCGACCGTCGACCGCTTCAACTCCCTTGCCCGAAAAGGGGACGACACGGACTTCGGGCGCGGCGACAGCGCGTACGACCACTACTACACGGACCCGTCCGTCGCCCCCAACTCCTGCCTCGCGCCCCTGTGGCTGCCGCCCTACTACGCCCTGCGGATCGTCCCGGGCGATCTGGGCACCAAGGGCGGCCTGCTCACCGACGCCCGCGCCCGCGTCCTGCGCCCGGACGGCTCGGTGATCCCGGGCCTGTACGCGGCCGGGAACGCCAGCGCCGCCGTGATGGGCCGCAGTTACGCGGGCGCCGGATCGACGATCGGTCCGGCGATGACCTTCGGCTACGTGGCGGCGCTGGACCTCGCCGGGAAGCTCTAG